From Mya arenaria isolate MELC-2E11 chromosome 1, ASM2691426v1, a single genomic window includes:
- the LOC128233991 gene encoding ninjurin-2-like, translating to MGDGDGHSIFNYNTRKTIVSGLFDVALVIENASQLKTMLNAGPGNKFYYPNIVLISMSVLIQFIVAGFLIKLASMDATKPLQDGTQPKREKAKMRLNNATMVLVVGILFLNAFIASFGVEMTKEK from the exons ATGGGAGACGGA GACGGCCACAGCATCTTTAACTACAACACCAGGAAGACGATTGTAAGCGGATTGTTTGACGTAGCGTTGGTAATAGAAAACGCCTCCCAGCTCAAAACCATGCTGAATGCTGGCCCGGGCAACAAGTTTTACTACCCCAACATTGTACTCATCTCCATGTCTGTCCTGATACAG TTCATCGTTGCGGGATTCCTCATAAAGTTAGCCAGCATGGATGCAACGAAACCACTACAGGACGGCACTCAACCTAAACGGGAGAAGGCTAAGATGCGTCTGAACAACGCAACTATGGTGCTTGTGGTCGGCATCTTGTTTCTGAACGCGTTCATCGCATCGTTTGGCGTTGAAATGactaaagaaaaataa